A genomic stretch from bacterium includes:
- a CDS encoding response regulator transcription factor, whose product MAMPTTNRSGSPERRARLTKREIEVLSLIAQGLSSREVAVALFVSKRTVDFHLANIYDKLQVNNRVQAFRMATRLGLIPFEPQFNHSGGEA is encoded by the coding sequence ATGGCTATGCCAACCACTAATCGAAGCGGGTCGCCAGAGCGACGCGCCCGGCTAACGAAACGGGAAATCGAAGTACTGAGCTTGATAGCTCAAGGTCTATCCAGCCGCGAGGTTGCGGTTGCCTTGTTTGTCAGCAAAAGAACGGTTGATTTCCATTTAGCAAATATCTACGACAAGTTGCAAGTGAACAATCGGGTTCAAGCGTTCCGTATGGCAACGCGTTTAGGGCTTATACCCTTTGAACCTCAGTTCAATCACAGCGGCGGCGAAGCGTAG